The Opitutus sp. ER46 genome segment TCGCCACCGAGATGGGTGTCGCCATTGGTCGCCTTCACCTCGAACACGCCGTCGCCGATCTCGAGGACGGAGATGTCGAAGGTGCCACCACCCAAGTCGAAGACGGCGATCTTCTCGTCCTTCTTCTTGTCGAGGCCGTAGGCGAGCGACGCGGCGGTCGGCTCGTTGATGATGCGCAGAACCTCGAGGCCGGCGATCTTGCCGGCGTCCTTGGTGGCCTGGCGCTGGGAGTCATTGAAGTACGCCGGAACGGTGATGACCGCCTGGGTGATCTTCTCGCCGAGGTAGGCCTCGGCGTCGGCCTTCATCTTCGCGAGCACGAAGGCGGAGATCTGCTGGGGAGCAAACTGCTCGGTCTTGTCGCCGACGAGGGCCTCGATGTAGGCGTCGCCGTTTTTGCCTTCGACGACCTTGAAGGGCATGTTCTTCGCCTCTTCGCGGACTTCGGCAAACTTGCGACCGATGAAACGTTTCGCGGAGAAAATGGTGTTGCGCGGGTTGGTCACCGCCTGGCGCTTGGCCGCCTGGCCGACCAGACGCTCGCCGTTCTTGGTGAAAGCAACGACGGACGGCGTGGTGCGAGCCCCCTCCGCATTGGGGATAACCACGGGCTCTCCGCCTTCCATGACGGACATGCAGGAGTTCGTGGTTCCAAGATCGATACCTAGAATACGGCTCATGCGGCCAACCTGAGCAATGCATGTGCCTCAGGTGAGACATCGCCGCTAGATGCGTTGATATTTAATCGCTTACGAATTTACCCATCCAATTTCGCCTGTTTGCGAGGTGGCGTACTTCAAGCCACTGTGTCTCACTTTTTGTGCCAAGTGTGCCACGGTGTTCGCCCGTTGTCGCATTTGATATTGGCACAGCGAGCGCTACCGTCCGCCCCTCGCGATGACCGAAATGGAGATACTGATCCCTGAAGAGGTGCCGGTGATGACGCTGCCCGACACGGCGTTTTTCCCGCAGGCGCTGATGCCACTGCACATCTTTGAGCCCCGGTATCGGGCCATGCTCCGGGACGTCCTGGCATCGCATCGGTTGTTCGCGGTGGCCGGGCTCGATCCCACGAAGGTCGGGCAACCGGGGGCCTTCGAACCGCCTTACCAGATTGCCAGCCTCGGCATTGTGCGGGCCTGCCAAAAGAACGACGACGGCACCTCCAACCTCCTTTTGCAGGGACTTTGTCGCGTGCGGATTCTCGAGATCGTATCGGACACGCCGTACCGGCGCATCCGCATCGAGGCCCAATCGAGCGACCCGGGGGCCTCGCCGGAGGCCAACGAGGGCCTGCGCGGCGAAGTGGCCCGACTGCTCAGCGTGAAATGCCGGCTGTCGGAGGCCGACTCACGCCAACTGGTGAAGTTCATCCGCTCCATCCAGGACCCGGAGGCCTTCGTCGACATCGCGGCCTTCAACCTGTGCAGCGACCAGGCGCTGAAGCAGCGGCTGCTGGAAACACTGGATGTCCACGACCGGCTTCGCCTCTTCGGCGCGCGCCTGCGGACGGAGATCGAGCAGCTCCGGCTGGCCCACAAGCTTCAGGGCAAACTCCCCGACAACCGCGTGGCCGACAATTGAGCCGCAAGCCGGGTGACGAGCCTTCGTCTTTCGCCCCAGCGGAAAATGGAGCCAACAGACGGATTTGAACCGACGACCCACGCTTTACGAAAGCGTTGCTCTACCGACTGAGCTATGTTGGCACGCGAGTGAAGTGCGGAACAAAACCGCCGCTCCGCCAAGCGCAAGCCCAATTTCCTCCGCGCCGCGCCGCTCAAACTCGCGGCCACGCCACGGCTCCGGGGTCACTCATTTTGCCGGCGTTTTCCACCGCCGCCGCAGCACCTTGCACCCGCCGCATTTGTTGCAGCTCACTGGTCAATACTTGCGCAGGAAAGGCCCTTTACCGGCCGAACCCTGAGGCTCACGCTCGGCGAGCACTCCGCTCGCGATGTCACGCGTACCCCCTCCTCCGGAGGATTCCCCGTCCGGGAATTCACTCCTCAACGCTCCTTTCTCGCGGCGCGCTTTCCTGCGTGGCCTCGGCACCACGGCCGTCACCGCCGCCACGATGGGCGCGCATTCGGTGGCCGCGGAGATCGCCCAACTCAACGCCGAGCAGCCCCGCGGCCCCGGCGCCGTCCCGGTCACGCTCCTCATCAATGGCGAACGCCGCACGCTCCAGCTTGAGCCGCGGGTCACGCTCCTCGAGGCGCTCCGGCTTCACGCCGGCCAGACCGGCCCCAAGGAGGTGTGCGAGCGCGCCACCTGCGGCGCATGCACCGTCCTCCTCGATGGCGTGCCGGTTTACGCCTGCATGATGCTCGCCATCGAGGTCCAGGGCCGCGAGATCACCACGGTCGAGGGCATCTCCCGCGACGGTCTCACCGCCATCCAGCAGGCGATCATCAAGGAGGACGGTCTCCAATGCGGTTACTGCACGCCGGGGTTCGTCATGAGCCTCACCGCGCTCCTCAAGCGCACCCCCCACCCGACCGAAGCCGAAGTCCGCAAGGCCTGCTCCGGCCACCTTTGCCGCTGCGGTTCCTATCCGCGCATCTTCGCGGCCGCCCTCGCCGCCAGCCGCGCCCTCGCCGCCAGCCGCGCCAACGCCTAACCCCTCCCCGCCATGCCGTGGCCGACTGAATCCAAGTATCTCGGCAAGTCCCGCCCCCGCCTCGAAGGTCCCGCCAAGGTCACCGGGCGCGCGCGCTTCACCACCGACGTCAACCTCCCGGGGATGCTCTACGGCGCCATCCTGCGCTCCAAGTGGCCCGCCGCGCACATCCGCGCCATCGACCTCTCCGCCGCACTCGCCGCGCCCGGAATCAAGGCCGGCGTCCTCGCCGCCGAGGGCGAGTTCGACGTCTGCTTCCATGGGGCCGAACTCGCCGCCCTCGCCGGCACCTCCGCGCAAGCCGTCCAGGACGCCCTCGCGCTCATCCGCGTCGACGCCGAAACGAAACCGGTCGTGGTCGATGAGATCGACGCCGCCCTCCCCGACGCCCCGCCCGTCCGCGGCAAGGCCGCCAACCTCACGTGCGGCAAACCCCGCGAAAAGGGCAACGCCGACGCCGCGTTCGCCTCCGCCGCGGCGGTCATCGACGGCATCTACACCACCCCCATTCAGATCCATCACCCGCTCGAGCCGCACGGCACGGTGGCCCAGTGGGACGGCGATGACGTGCAGATCTGGACGTCCACGCAGGCCGTCTTCGGCACGCGCGACACCCTCGCGCAGATGCTCAAGCTGCAGCAGAATCAGGTGCGCGTGATCTGCGAGCACATGGGTGGCGGCTTCGGCGCGAAGCTCTCGCCGCACCCGGAGAGTCCGCTTTGCGCGCGCCTCGCCCGCGCCGCGCGTGCGCCCGTTCGCCTGATTCTCACGCGCTTCGAGCAGGCGTTCGCCGTCGGCAACCGGCCGTCCTCGTTCCAGCATATCAAGATGAGCGCGACGGCCGACGGAAAGCTCACGGGCTTCCAACTCGAGTCGTTCGGCACTCCTGGTTTCCGCACCGGCGCCGGCAACGAGGGTGGCAGCGGCGAAGCCGCGTTTCCCGCTCCTTATATCTACCGGCCGACCGACCAGCGCGTCCGCCAGGGTAGTGTCGCCGTCAACGCCGGCCAGTCCTGCCCGATGCGGGCCCCCGGTCACCCCGTCGCCTCCGCCGGCATCGAGGCCGCGCTCGATGACCTCGCCGCCAAGCTCGGCCTGGACCCCGTCGAGATCCGCCTCCTCAACGACCCGAGCGAGATTCGCCAACGCGAGTACCGGATCGGCGCCGAGAAGTTCGGCTGGAAACAGAAATATCATGCGCCCGGCGCCACTCCCGGACCCGTCAAGGTCGGCATGGGCTGCGCCGGCGCCGCCTGGATGAGCCGCTGGTACCCGTCGCAGGCCGAGATCGAAATTCACCGCGATGGCACGGTCGAGGTCCGCGTCGGCACCCAGGACCTCGGCACCGGCTCCCGCACCGTCGCCCAGGTCGTTGCCGCCGAGCAGCTCCAGATTGATCCGCAACTCATCTCCGTCCGTGTCGGCGACAGCCGCCTGCCTTGGTCCGGCCTCAGCGGCGGCAGCCTTACCACCGCCTCCATCGGCCCCGCCATCTACGACGCCTGCGAGAACGCCCTCACCGAGCTGAAGCAGCTCAGCGGACTCCCGGATCCGCGCGGCCCCAACTGGGCCGCCGCGTGCGCCAAGATCACGCGCGCCCCGCTCCAGGTCCGCGGCAAGTTCCGCGACGGTCTCTCCAACACCGGTGCCTGCGGCGTCCAGTTCGCCGAGGTCGAGGTCGACACCGAGACCGGCTTCGTGAAGCTGCGCAAGATGCTTGCCGTCCAGGACTGCGGCACCGTCGTCAACCGCCTCACCTGCGAGAGCCAGATCAACGGCGGCGTCATCATGGGCATCGGCTACGCGCTCTATGAACAGCGGATCATGGATCCGCGCACGGGCGTCGTCCTCAACCCGAACTTCGAGACCTACAAGCTGCCCGGCGCGGCCGACATCCCGGAGATCCAGATCGAGCTCCTCGACATGCCGGAGCGCGGCATCATCGGCGTCGGCGAGCCGTGCACGATCCCGACCGCCGCCGCCATCGCCAACGCCGTCGCCAACGCGATTGGCGTGCGCGTCTTCGAACTCCCGATCACGCCCGCCCGGGTGCTTGCCGCCCTCGGCAAGGTCCCGGCTCCCGACGGCGAGCGCCGCCGCAAGCTGGACCAGGTGTTCGCCACCATCGCGCAAGGCGCCGCCGCACCGGCCCCCGCCCAACCTGCCGCCAAGGAGAGTCACGCATGAAACCCTTCGCGTACGTCACCGCCCGCTCCGCCGCATCCGCCGTCGCCGCCGTCCGCGGCGGCCGCTTCCTTGCCGGTGGCATGGACCTGCTCGGCGAGATGAAGGAGGGTATCAGCTCTCCGGCGACACTCGTGAACGTGAAGTCGCTGCCCGGCGGGACCGACGTCCGCCCCGGCACCACGTGGACCCTCGGCGCGAACGTCACGCTCACCACCTTGGCTTCCGATCCCGCGATCCGCCGCGACCTGCCCGGCGTGGCCGAGGCCGCCGCCGACGTTGGCTCGCCGCAGATCCGCAATGTCGCCACGCTCGGCGGCAACCTCGCGCAGCACTCCCGCTGCTGGTACTACCGGCACCGCGACGTCGTCTGCCGCAAGAAGGGCGGCCGCACGTGCCTCGCCCGCACCGGCCAGACCAAGTACCACTCCCTCTTCACGGGCAACATGTGCCTCAGCCCGTGCGTCTCCAACCTCGCCATCGCCCTTGCCGCGCTCGACGCGCGCGTCGTCATCCAGCGCGGCGAAAAGACCATCACGCTCACCATCGCCGAGTTGTACGCCGACGCCTGGCGTACCGTCGGCGCGCACAACTCGCTCGGCGAGGCCGATCTCATCCTGCGCGTCGAAATCACGCCCGGCGCGCGGCGCAGCGCGTATCTGCAACTCGCCGAAAAGAGCGACTTCGACTGGGCGCTTGTCAGTTGCGCCGCCGCCGCTCGCGTCGACGCCGGCCGGCTCTCGCAGGTGCGCGTCGCTCTCGGTGCCATCGCCCCCACCCCGTGGCAGGTCGAGGCCGCCAACGCCGCGCTGGAAGGCCAGCCCGTGACCGAGACGACCGCGAATCGCGCGGCGGACCTGCTGCTGCAGGACGCCCGCACGACCGACGACAACAGCTACAAGCTGCAGATCGCCCGCGTCCTCATCCGCCGCACCCTCCAGAAGCTGGTAGCCTGAGTTCCTCCAAGTATCTTTCTCTTCCTCTTTCTCTTTCTCGCGAGGGATTGAGGGATTGAGGGATTGAGGGATTGAGGGATTGAGGGATTGAGGTCGCGGGCAGCTTCAGCGCCCGCCCAAATCGTTCTCGTTCTCTTTCTCGTTCTCGTTCTCTCAGAAACGATCCGTCCCGTCCGTCCGGCATCTGCCTTCACCCGCGTCCCGTGGACCATCCCGTCCGTCCCGTCGATCGCCGTGTCGCCTCCGCCACAGCTCCCATCTCGACGCAGCGGGCGACCGATCGAGAGAAAGAGAACGAGTAAGAGGAAGAGTAAGAATCCTGCCGGCGCTGCCCCCTCGGGGTGATCCCGCTTCCTTCTCGCCAGCCGCACCGCCGCCGTTTCAGTTCCCGGGCGATGCCGCCGCTCGCGACCGACCTTTTCGACTACGTCCTCCCGCCGCACCTGATTGCCCAGACGCCGGCGGCGAAGCGCGATGCGTCGCGTCTGCTGGTCGTCGACCGCGCGGCGCACACGTTCGCCCACCATCATTTTGCCGACCTGCCGCAGTTTCTCCGCGCCGGTGACACGCTCTTCCGCAACAACGCCGCCGTCCTGCCGGCGCGCTTGCATGCGCGGCGTCCCACCGGCGGCGCCGTGGAGTGCTTTCTGTTGCGCCCGACCGACGACGATCGCACCTGGCGCTGTCTCGTGAAACCGGGCCGGCGTCTCCCCGTCGATGCCACCTTCGCTCATCCCGACGGCGCGTTCACGGGGCGGATCGTGGCCCGCGAGGCGGACGGCGCCGCGATCGTGCGGTTCACCACGCCCGGCAACGAACCGATCACCGCCGTTGCCAATCGCGTCGGCGACGTCCCGCTCCCGCCGTACATCAGCCGCCCTGACGCGATCGCGCCGCAGCAGCGCGCGACCGACCTTGAGCGTTACCAGACCGTGTACGCCAACACCGCGCGCCAAGTGGCGGTCGCGGCCCCCACGGCCGGCCTGCACTTCACCCCCGAGTTGCTCGCAACGCTCGCGGCGCAGGGCGTCGGCACCGCTGAGATGACGCTCCACGTCGGGCTCGGCACATTCAAACCCATCAGCACCGACACCGTCGAGGAGCACCAGATTCACCGCGAGTTGTACGAGGTCCCCGTTGCCACCCAGCACGCGCTCTTCCCGCCGCGCTCCGGCCGCCGCGTCGCGGTGGGCACCACGAGCGTGCGCACGATCGAGGACTTCCTCGCCCGCAACGCCGCACCACTCGAGCGCGACGTCGTGGCGGAGGCGGGCCTCTTCATCTACCCGCCGCGCGCGTTTCGCGGCGTCGACGCGCTCATCACCAATTTTCACCAGCCGCGCTCCACACTGATGTGCCTGGTCGCCTCGTTTCTCGCGCCCGGGAACACCGATGGCATCGCCTGGCTCCGTGAGCTCTACGCCGAGGCGATCGCCCGCGAATACCGGTTCTTCAGCTACGGTGACGCGATGCTCATTCTCTGAGTCATTTGGACATTCCGCGGGTTTGCCCCATCTGTGTGCCGCCCACCGCCATGATGCCCGACGAACTCCAGACGCTGATTGAAGACGCCACCGCCGACTACGCCGTCGGCGACACCAGCGAGGCCCTGCGCAAGCTGGCGCAGGCGACGACGGCCGCGCCGTCCTCCTTCGAAGCGTGGCACGCCCTCGCTGAGGTGAGCTTTTCCGTCCGCCAGCTGGATGAGGCCCTCCGCGCCGCCGAACACGCCCACGCCCTCCAGCCCGACGACGTGTTCATCAACACGACCCTCTCACGGATCTGGATGGAGCGCGGCGACAAGGCCAAGGCCGAGCACTTCGGCGCGCAGGCCAAGATCAAGAGCTGGAAAGAGCAGCTGAAGCAGGGTTAGCCGCCAACCAGGCTTCGCCCAATGGCTGCCCGGCCGACGCCCAACTGCCAGCGGGGGAAATCTCCCCGATTTTAGTAACTGGGATTCGCTTGCTGCCCCGGGGGGCTGCTGGTTCGATCCCGCCGCTTCCAGCTACCACCATGACGACACTCTTCTATGCCGTGTGTCTCGTTGTCGGCCTGCTCTTCACGCTCATCAGCGCGGTGGCGGGTCATGTTTTCGGCGGCGGCCACGATGTCGCCGGTGGCCAGGACATCGGGACGGGCGGACACGCCGAGGCCGGGTTCGACGATGCCGGCATCCCCGGCATCTCCTTCTTCAGCCCGGTCGTGCTCGCCAGCTTCATCACCGCGTTCGGCGGGTTCGGCATTCTTTTCACCGACATTCCCGCGACCTCGGATGTGTGGCTGAGCGCTCCGCTCTCGATCGTGGGCGCGCTGCTCGTCGCGCTCGGCGTATTGGCGCTGTTTAACGCGATCTTCCGCCGCACCCAGAGCTCGAGCGAATCGCACATCGCCTCCGTCGTCGGCCTGCCGGCGTCGCTCATGTCGCCGATCCCCGAGAATGGCGTCGGCGAGATTGCCTACGTGCAGGCGAGCACCCGCTACACCGCGCCGGCCCGCGCCGAAAAAGGCGTTGCCCTCGCCATGGGCCAGACCGTGCGGATCACGCGCGTCGTCGGCACCCAGTTTTTCGTCGAACCCATCGCCTGAGTCTCTTTCCCCATGAACGTCACGCTGCCCCTGTCCGCCCCGGTTTTGGCCGCCGTCGTCAACACCGACTTCCCGCTCTTCAAGGCGCTCGCCATCGCGAGCATCACGGTCGTCGTCATCTTCGTCTTCCTGGCGATCTTCGCCAGCCGCTACACGAAGGTCGGGCCGAACCAGGTGCTCGTCATCTCCGGCCGCAAGCGGCTGGTCGTCGACCCCGACGGCACCAAGCGCAGCGTTGGCTTCCGCATCGTCAAGGGCGGCGGCGTGTTCGTCTGGCCGGTCTTTGAAAAGGTCGACCTGCTCTCGCTCGAGCTCCTCACGATCGATGTGCAGACCCCCGAGGTGTACACGAGCAAGGGCGTGCCGGTGAAGGTCGACGGCGTCGCGCAGATCAAGGTCAAAGGCGACGACATCTCCATCGCGACCGCCTCCGAACAGTTCCTCGGCAAGTCAAACGACGAGATCCGCAACATCGCCACGCAGACGCTTGAGGGCCACCTCCGCGCCATCCTCGGCACGATGACCGTCGAGGAGATTTACCAGAACCGCGACGCCTTCGCCTCGAAGGTCCAGGAAGTCGCCGCTGGCGACATGGCCAACATGGGCCTCGGCATCGTCAGTTTCACGATTCGTGACATCCGCGACTCGCAGGGTTACCTGGACGCCCTCGGCAAACCCCGCATCGCGCAAGTCAAGCGCGACGCCCAGATCGCCCAGGCCGAGGCGGACCGCGACGCGATGATCAAGTCCGCCCAGGCCACGCAGGCCGGCCAGGAGGCGAAGTTTGTTGCCGACACCCGCATCGCCGAGGCGCAGCGCGACTATCAGACCAACGTCGCCCAGTACCAGGCCGCGGTGAACCAGAAGAAGGCCGAGGCCGACCTCGCGTACGACCTGCAGAAGTTCAAGACCGGCCAGCTCGTGAAGGCCGAAGAGGTGCAGGTGCAGATCATCGAGAAGCAGAAGCAGATCGAGCTGCAGCAGCAGGAAATTCTCCGCCGCCAGCGCGAGCTCGAGGCGAACGTACAGAAGCCGGCTGACGCCGAGCGCTACAAGGTCGAGACCCTCGCCAACGCCCACAAATTCCAGTTGGAAACCGAAGCCGCCGGCGCCGCCGCAGCCGCCAAGGCCACCGGTTTCGCCAACGCCGAAGTTGCCCGCGCCACCGGTCTCGCCGAAGCCGAGGCCAACAAGGCACGCGGTCTCGCCGAGGCCGACATCATCGAGGCCCAGGGCAAGGCGCAGGCCGAGGCGATGCGCCAGAAGGCCGAATCCTTCAAGGAGTACAACCAGGCCGCCGTGATCGAGATGATCGTCCGCGTCCTCCCGGAGGTCGCCGGCAAGATCAGCGAGCCGCTCGCGAAGACCGAGAAGATGGTGATCATCAACTCGGGCAACGGCGTCGGCGGTGGTGCCAGCAAGCTCACCGGCGACATCACCCAGATTGTCGCCCAGCTCCCGCCCGTCCTCGAAAGCCTCACCGGCGTGAAGTTCGACAAGCTCCTCGAACAAGTGCCCGTTCTCCGCAACGCCATGGCCAAGACCCCGGCCGCGGCGCCCGCCGGCGACGTGCGTGTGCCCGAGGTGCCGCCGCTGAAACTCGGCGTCGACGTCACGCCCAAGCGCGACTGAGTCATTCCTCCGCGGCCAGTCGCCCGCCCATCCGCCATGCGCCTGTTTGAAGCGATCCTCGAAGTGAACCGGCGCCGCGTCGCAGGCGACCGCAGCGCGTTCATCCCCGCCGGCACCTTTGCCGACGCGCTGCCGGTGGCCGCCCTTACCTGTTTCGACGCGCGTCTCAACTCGCTGCTGCCCGACGCGCTCGGCGTGCCGGACGACCAGTTCATCTGGTTGCGCAACGCCGGCGGCGTCATCACCGGACCGCTCAGCAGCACGATGCGCTCGTTGGGCCT includes the following:
- a CDS encoding SPFH domain-containing protein, which translates into the protein MNVTLPLSAPVLAAVVNTDFPLFKALAIASITVVVIFVFLAIFASRYTKVGPNQVLVISGRKRLVVDPDGTKRSVGFRIVKGGGVFVWPVFEKVDLLSLELLTIDVQTPEVYTSKGVPVKVDGVAQIKVKGDDISIATASEQFLGKSNDEIRNIATQTLEGHLRAILGTMTVEEIYQNRDAFASKVQEVAAGDMANMGLGIVSFTIRDIRDSQGYLDALGKPRIAQVKRDAQIAQAEADRDAMIKSAQATQAGQEAKFVADTRIAEAQRDYQTNVAQYQAAVNQKKAEADLAYDLQKFKTGQLVKAEEVQVQIIEKQKQIELQQQEILRRQRELEANVQKPADAERYKVETLANAHKFQLETEAAGAAAAAKATGFANAEVARATGLAEAEANKARGLAEADIIEAQGKAQAEAMRQKAESFKEYNQAAVIEMIVRVLPEVAGKISEPLAKTEKMVIINSGNGVGGGASKLTGDITQIVAQLPPVLESLTGVKFDKLLEQVPVLRNAMAKTPAAAPAGDVRVPEVPPLKLGVDVTPKRD
- the queA gene encoding tRNA preQ1(34) S-adenosylmethionine ribosyltransferase-isomerase QueA produces the protein MPPLATDLFDYVLPPHLIAQTPAAKRDASRLLVVDRAAHTFAHHHFADLPQFLRAGDTLFRNNAAVLPARLHARRPTGGAVECFLLRPTDDDRTWRCLVKPGRRLPVDATFAHPDGAFTGRIVAREADGAAIVRFTTPGNEPITAVANRVGDVPLPPYISRPDAIAPQQRATDLERYQTVYANTARQVAVAAPTAGLHFTPELLATLAAQGVGTAEMTLHVGLGTFKPISTDTVEEHQIHRELYEVPVATQHALFPPRSGRRVAVGTTSVRTIEDFLARNAAPLERDVVAEAGLFIYPPRAFRGVDALITNFHQPRSTLMCLVASFLAPGNTDGIAWLRELYAEAIAREYRFFSYGDAMLIL
- a CDS encoding LON peptidase substrate-binding domain-containing protein, whose protein sequence is MEILIPEEVPVMTLPDTAFFPQALMPLHIFEPRYRAMLRDVLASHRLFAVAGLDPTKVGQPGAFEPPYQIASLGIVRACQKNDDGTSNLLLQGLCRVRILEIVSDTPYRRIRIEAQSSDPGASPEANEGLRGEVARLLSVKCRLSEADSRQLVKFIRSIQDPEAFVDIAAFNLCSDQALKQRLLETLDVHDRLRLFGARLRTEIEQLRLAHKLQGKLPDNRVADN
- a CDS encoding FAD binding domain-containing protein, which encodes MKPFAYVTARSAASAVAAVRGGRFLAGGMDLLGEMKEGISSPATLVNVKSLPGGTDVRPGTTWTLGANVTLTTLASDPAIRRDLPGVAEAAADVGSPQIRNVATLGGNLAQHSRCWYYRHRDVVCRKKGGRTCLARTGQTKYHSLFTGNMCLSPCVSNLAIALAALDARVVIQRGEKTITLTIAELYADAWRTVGAHNSLGEADLILRVEITPGARRSAYLQLAEKSDFDWALVSCAAAARVDAGRLSQVRVALGAIAPTPWQVEAANAALEGQPVTETTANRAADLLLQDARTTDDNSYKLQIARVLIRRTLQKLVA
- a CDS encoding xanthine dehydrogenase family protein molybdopterin-binding subunit — translated: MPWPTESKYLGKSRPRLEGPAKVTGRARFTTDVNLPGMLYGAILRSKWPAAHIRAIDLSAALAAPGIKAGVLAAEGEFDVCFHGAELAALAGTSAQAVQDALALIRVDAETKPVVVDEIDAALPDAPPVRGKAANLTCGKPREKGNADAAFASAAAVIDGIYTTPIQIHHPLEPHGTVAQWDGDDVQIWTSTQAVFGTRDTLAQMLKLQQNQVRVICEHMGGGFGAKLSPHPESPLCARLARAARAPVRLILTRFEQAFAVGNRPSSFQHIKMSATADGKLTGFQLESFGTPGFRTGAGNEGGSGEAAFPAPYIYRPTDQRVRQGSVAVNAGQSCPMRAPGHPVASAGIEAALDDLAAKLGLDPVEIRLLNDPSEIRQREYRIGAEKFGWKQKYHAPGATPGPVKVGMGCAGAAWMSRWYPSQAEIEIHRDGTVEVRVGTQDLGTGSRTVAQVVAAEQLQIDPQLISVRVGDSRLPWSGLSGGSLTTASIGPAIYDACENALTELKQLSGLPDPRGPNWAAACAKITRAPLQVRGKFRDGLSNTGACGVQFAEVEVDTETGFVKLRKMLAVQDCGTVVNRLTCESQINGGVIMGIGYALYEQRIMDPRTGVVLNPNFETYKLPGAADIPEIQIELLDMPERGIIGVGEPCTIPTAAAIANAVANAIGVRVFELPITPARVLAALGKVPAPDGERRRKLDQVFATIAQGAAAPAPAQPAAKESHA
- a CDS encoding (2Fe-2S)-binding protein; this translates as MSRVPPPPEDSPSGNSLLNAPFSRRAFLRGLGTTAVTAATMGAHSVAAEIAQLNAEQPRGPGAVPVTLLINGERRTLQLEPRVTLLEALRLHAGQTGPKEVCERATCGACTVLLDGVPVYACMMLAIEVQGREITTVEGISRDGLTAIQQAIIKEDGLQCGYCTPGFVMSLTALLKRTPHPTEAEVRKACSGHLCRCGSYPRIFAAALAASRALAASRANA